A stretch of Aedes aegypti strain LVP_AGWG chromosome 2, AaegL5.0 Primary Assembly, whole genome shotgun sequence DNA encodes these proteins:
- the LOC5566236 gene encoding cytochrome b-c1 complex subunit 2, mitochondrial, giving the protein MASAVSKTPMLRAAAARGFAAQAQAASASRGSAEVQCSNLPNKMTVASAESGAAVARVSIVYRAGSRHESADNLGASHVLRNAVGLSTKTATTFGITRNLQQVGASLTATSDRETITYTVAVTKDELETGLKFLEAAATGQVFKPWELADLTTRIKADIARVPTEVEAVESLHKAAFHSGLGNSVYCPNYNAGKHSSETMQHYVAANCTTGRAAVAGVGVDHQLLVGFAQSLNLESGGSSENKVDSFNSSEVRHERGGNRAAVAIATHAPGWNSMNECLANYVLQCAAGTGPVTKRGANNGILTKQLGSGVASSALYSSYSDNGLFGFVVAGDAKEVGQAVEAGVKGLRSLNVSDADVARGKAGVYSWIAEYMENHGTLAFDLGEQAALLGKIYKKADILAAIESVSTSDVQAAARKLASGKLAVGAVGNLSSVPYLCSLN; this is encoded by the exons ATGGCATCAGCTGTTTCGAAGACTCCGATGCTTCGTGCCGCTGCG GCCCGAGGATTTGCCGCCCAGGCCCAGGCTGCATCTGCTAGCCGAGGATCCGCTGAAGTTCAGTGCAGCAACCTGCCGAACAAGATGACTGTCGCTTCGGCCGAATCCGGAGCTGCCGTGGCTCGGGTGTCTATCGTCTATCG TGCCGGATCCCGTCACGAGTCTGCCGACAACTTGGGCGCTTCGCACGTTTTGCGCAACGCTGTCGGTTTGTCCACGAAGACCGCAACGACCTTCGGTATCACGCGTAACTTGCAGCAGGTCGGAGCTTCGTTGACCGCCACTTCGGATCGGGAGACCATCACCTACACGGTTGCCGTCACCAAGGATGAGCTGGAAACTGGGCTGAAGTTCTTGGAGGCCGCTGCCACCGGTCAGGTCTTCAAGCCTTGGGAGTTGGCTGATTTGACCACCCGGATCAAGGCGGACATTGCCCGAGTTCCCACCGAAGTGGAAGCCGTCGAATCGCTGCATAAGGCTGCCTTCCACAGCGGTCTCGGAAACTCGGTCTACTGTCCAAACTACAATGCTGGCAAGCATTCGTCGGAAACCATGCAGCATTATGTGGCCGCCAACTGCACCACTGGCCGTGCTGCCGTTGCTGGTGTTGGAGTTGACCACCAGCTTCTGGTTGGATTTGCCCAAAGCTTGAACTTGGAATCCGGTGGTAGCTCGGAGAACAAGGTCGATAGCTTCAACAGCAGCGAAGTTCGTCACGAACGTGGAGGAAACCGTGCTGCCGTGGCCATTGCCACTCACGCTCCCGGATGGAACAGCATGAACGAATGCCTCGCTAACTATGTCCTCCAATGTGCTGCCGGAACTGGTCCGGTTACAAAGCGTGGTGCCAACAATGGCATCCTGACCAAACAGCTTGGAAGCGGCGTTGCGAGCAGTGCTCTGTACTCCAGCTACAGCGACAATGGCCTGTTCGGATTCGTCGTTGCTGGCGATGCCAAGGAAGTTGGCCAAGCCGTCGAAGCCGGAGTCAAGGGTTTGCGGTCGCTGAACGTTTCGGACGCGGATGTCGCCCGTGGAAAGGCCGGAGTCTACTCGTGGATTGCCGAGTACATGGAAAACCATGGCACGTTGGCGTTCGATCTGGGCGAACAGGCTGCCCTGCTCGGAAAGATCTACAAGAAGGCCGACATTCTTGCTGCCATCGAGTCGGTTTCGACCAGCGATGTGCAGGCG GCTGCTCGGAAATTAGCTTCCGGAAAGCTGGCCGTCGGTGCTGTCGGTAACTTGAGCAGCGTGCCGTACCTTTGCAGCCTGAACTAA
- the LOC5566233 gene encoding syntaxin-8: protein MALINIDGDPWLSDLDACERLSNEIQSHLVARNRQGQLSPEYSSISGQVRVRLKQFGSELEQLNKKLRYISSSLTSAEAERRQRLVEALQSKHVQLQKQFSTVEASVERASLFATGSNRLFDDDDDDPALIRPESSYTVNDLRAQQTRILEDQNEGLEALSKVISRQKVLASQIGNEVDRHNEILDDIADTMETTDSRLNRETRQIGVVTEQDSSTRGYWVIIGVLALAIVLVSILL, encoded by the exons ATGGCCCTGATCAACATAGATGGCGATCCATG GCTCAGCGATCTGGATGCGTGCGAACGATTGAGCAACGAAATCCAGTCCCATCTGGTGGCCCGGAATCGCCAGGGTCAGCTCTCCCCCGAATATTCCTCCATTTCCGGCCAGGTGCGGGTGCGGCTAAAGCAGTTCGGTTCCGAGCTGGAACAGTTGAACAAAAAGCTACGCTACATATCCAGTTCGCTCACATCGGCCGAAGCTGAACGACGCCAGCGACTGGTCGAGGCCCTCCAATCCAAGCACGTCCAGCTTCAGAAACAGTTCAGCACCGTGGAAGCATCGGTCGAACGGGCCAGTCTCTTTGCTACCGGAAGCAATCGACtgttcgacgacgacgacgacgatccgGCGCTGATCCGGCCAGAGTCCAGCTATACGGTGAACGATTTACGAGCCCAGCAAACGCGAATACTGGAGGATCAGAACGAGGGCCTGGAAGCGCTGTCCAAGGTCATATCGCGCCAGAAAGTGCTGGCCTCGCAGATCGGAAATGAAGTGGATCGACACAATG AAATTTTGGATGATATAGCAGACACAATGGAAACCACTGATTCTCGATTGAATCGAGAAACGCGTCAGATTGGCGTCGTCACGGAACAGGATTCCTCAACGCGTGGCTATTGGGTAATAATCGGAGTGCTAGCTTTGGCCATTGTGCTGGTGTCGATTTTACTTTAG